In one Arenibacter antarcticus genomic region, the following are encoded:
- the sprA gene encoding cell surface protein SprA, whose amino-acid sequence MKKGASLYLKSLLRYFFLYVFFLLASINAFAQEIEGEEVNTQELDTIKTGVALGKMVMENPDSIVSKYTYDPQMDRYIYSVSIGDFDISYPIILSPEQYMELARREGMKSYFKEKIDAYSGKKEGSVEARKNLLPNFYVNNSFFESVFGGNTIEVVPQGSVAMDLGVIWQKNDNPSLSPRNRTNLSFDFDQRISLSMLGKIGERLQVTANYDTEATFDFQNLVKLDYTPSEDDILQKIEVGNVSMPLNSSLITGAQSLFGVKTQLQFGKTTVTGVFSEQRSQSNTVVAQGGGAVNDFELRAQDYDADKHFFLAHYFRDNYDDALANYPYIRSQVQITRLEVWVTNRSQQTLNIRNVVAIQDLGEAESEKTRIGQNSGDPVGFFNPSGAGNLPRNTANDYDPALIGSGGALNRNIRDIATVQSGFVVPGYTVNQGFDYAILENARKLEQGRDFNFNGQLGYISLNQRLSNDEVLGVAFQYTYNGQVYQVGEFANGGLDATTVSPGAEIPVNNNTLILKLLKSNITNVVDPVWDLMMKNIYATGAYQLSQEDFKFNILYNETTPRNYITPVESGPGSGWPSTPKTLEERILLDVFNLDRLNNYNDVQSGGDGFFDYVPGITIDPQTGSIIFTKVEPFGEFLFNLLGGGTYDVQDDQGYNANQKKYVFRNMYALPTAAAQQDADKNKFILKGRYKSQGINGIPIGAFNVPRGSVRVTAGGRQLQEGIDYTVNYQAGTVQILDPSLEASNTPINISVENNAVFGQQTRRFAGVNVEHQFSKNFILGGTMLNLNERPLTQKSNYGVEPVNNTIFGLNGNFSTEVPFLTRLVNKLPNIDTDVASNLSLRGDVAFLKPNSPKNADFQGETTTYLDDFEGAQSLIDIRSFLGWSLASPPMEYLAANNSLESGFGRAKLAWYTIDPIFYSNQRPSAIRDDDISTNETRRIYIQDVFNQDVAQGQTLAQNTLDLAYYPQLKGPYNANTSFQTEQPQDKWAGIMRSLSSTDFEQSNVEYVQFWVLDPYVDGVSTSAGDLVINLGNISEDILPDGRKQYENGLPINPESNDLTYKTAWGKVPATQSLIYAFDADENNRKNQDVGFDGLNDEEEATYVFEGGLSYNGPPEDPALDNYEYFLNREGSILERYLNFNNPEGNSPVQLSNQNRGSTTLPDVEDINRDGTMNTVNSYFEYRINMKPGTTINDKYVTDIKEGVTRSLPNGNTLNERWIQYKIPLSDFTDAKGGISDFRSISFMRMYLTGFSSDVLLRFATLDLVRGDWRTYTRSLQPDVDSDPSDDGTLVDVNAVNIEENANRSPIPYVLPPGVERERLNNNNSIIRQNEQSLSFVVDNLESKDSRGVFKNVNIDIRQYTRLKMFMHAEEKVESDYADDEHPLVGFLRIGSDFSQNFYQIELPLKFTSFGANSTDEIWPDVNQLDLSLDDLSKVKSAGITSQSLNTVNYYEIQDGVAVQVNEFDPRTLGKIRIGIKGNPSLGSIRSMMVGIKNDDDLPARGEVWFNELRLAGLDNNGGWAAIAAVDMNLADFASLSASGSKSTSGFGALDQMPNERAREDAISYDMVTNINFGQLFPKPWGIQLPFNYGISEQVITPEFDPVYDDLQLSDRISVAETVEDAEAIRQQGEDYTKRTSINFIGVRKDRSAEAEANFYDVENFTFNYSYNEVSHRDFEIAELQDQNVVTGFVYNHNFKPFSVEPFAKKDSLFTAKYWKWLKDLNINVLPASVSLQSNFNRAFNQQKFRDVFEPGVEKLELPFLQQRNYLFNWQYAINYSLTKSLRLNLTASNNNIVRNYFAQDGNSDSGIDPVLGLWDGFFDLGEPNRHSQEMQLNYELPLSKIPALDFISAQYSYTSNFDWQRGGDAVREVAGEDINTVQNANTHNLTTSLSMQKFYDFLGLGRKNTRVPAKRPMRLDKAGNAPNQGKEDTKKSSGAGYNAFVDVLTMVKRVNITYSENNGKVLPGYTKSVGFIGTAKPTIGFVFGSQADVRYEAARNGWLTTFPEFSQQYIENTNKQLNITATAQPMRDLTIDLVADRQYSDSYKESFNVADLGNDAFEYINLLGNNFGNYSISTMMIGTVFNTSDQFGSANFDSFKENRLAVANRIVAERNQDTGVVDSDGFPERYGKTSQDVLLPAFFAAYTGQDAGKVSLSAFRNIPIPNWNIKYTGLMRNSWFKEKFKRFSLGHGYRSAYSINSFQTNLERTQMVNDGLEPINSENQDFLPQSIMSNVVLTDQFNPLVKVDFEMRNSMSVLAEIRTDRALALSFDNNLMTEINGKEYTVGLGYRFKDVQFVTNIGGDQQRLKGDLNLKADVTLRDDVTIIRNLEIDNNQITSGKNIMSFKFRADYALSKSLNALFFYDHSFSKFAVSTAFPQTSINTGFTLVYNFGN is encoded by the coding sequence TTGAAAAAAGGGGCATCACTTTATCTTAAATCACTATTAAGATATTTTTTTCTATACGTATTTTTTCTTCTGGCGAGCATCAATGCTTTCGCCCAGGAGATTGAAGGTGAGGAAGTGAATACCCAAGAATTAGATACGATAAAGACTGGTGTAGCCTTGGGAAAGATGGTCATGGAAAATCCAGACAGCATCGTTTCTAAATATACCTATGACCCTCAGATGGATCGCTATATTTACTCGGTTAGTATAGGCGATTTTGATATTAGTTATCCCATTATTCTTTCGCCCGAGCAGTATATGGAATTGGCCCGCCGAGAAGGGATGAAATCCTATTTTAAGGAGAAAATAGATGCCTATTCTGGGAAAAAAGAAGGTAGTGTGGAGGCTCGGAAAAATTTACTTCCCAATTTTTATGTGAACAACAGTTTTTTTGAAAGTGTTTTTGGAGGTAATACCATAGAGGTTGTCCCTCAGGGTTCTGTTGCAATGGACTTGGGAGTTATTTGGCAGAAAAATGACAACCCCTCCCTATCTCCTAGAAATCGCACTAATTTATCGTTCGACTTTGATCAACGGATCAGCCTAAGTATGTTGGGTAAGATCGGAGAAAGATTACAGGTTACCGCTAACTATGACACTGAGGCCACCTTCGATTTCCAAAATCTTGTTAAGTTGGATTATACCCCATCAGAGGATGATATCCTTCAGAAAATTGAAGTAGGTAACGTAAGTATGCCACTAAACAGTTCTTTAATTACTGGGGCTCAAAGTTTGTTTGGGGTAAAGACCCAACTTCAATTTGGAAAAACAACCGTAACCGGTGTATTCTCGGAACAACGCTCTCAGAGTAATACCGTGGTAGCCCAGGGAGGGGGAGCGGTTAACGATTTTGAGTTGAGGGCACAAGATTACGACGCTGATAAGCACTTTTTTTTAGCACATTATTTTAGGGATAATTATGATGATGCCCTAGCAAACTACCCTTATATCCGTAGTCAAGTTCAGATTACCAGGCTAGAGGTTTGGGTCACTAATAGAAGTCAGCAAACCTTGAATATACGTAATGTGGTCGCAATTCAGGATTTAGGTGAGGCGGAAAGCGAAAAAACGAGAATTGGACAGAATAGCGGAGACCCTGTGGGTTTCTTTAATCCCTCAGGAGCAGGGAATTTACCTAGGAATACAGCCAACGACTACGACCCTGCACTTATTGGGTCTGGCGGGGCACTAAATAGAAACATTAGGGACATAGCTACCGTACAGAGTGGTTTTGTCGTTCCAGGTTATACGGTAAATCAAGGTTTTGATTATGCTATTTTAGAAAACGCTAGGAAACTGGAACAGGGAAGGGATTTTAACTTTAACGGACAATTAGGGTACATTTCCCTAAACCAACGGTTGAGTAACGATGAAGTGTTGGGAGTAGCTTTCCAGTACACCTATAACGGACAAGTATATCAGGTAGGGGAATTTGCTAATGGCGGATTGGATGCTACTACGGTATCGCCAGGAGCGGAAATCCCTGTAAATAACAATACACTGATTCTTAAATTACTAAAAAGTAATATTACCAATGTGGTAGACCCAGTTTGGGACCTTATGATGAAGAATATTTATGCCACTGGTGCATATCAATTAAGTCAGGAGGACTTTAAATTTAATATTCTTTACAACGAAACCACGCCGAGGAATTATATCACTCCCGTAGAGTCGGGTCCTGGTAGTGGCTGGCCAAGTACTCCAAAAACTTTGGAAGAGCGTATATTGCTAGACGTGTTTAATCTGGACCGCTTAAATAACTATAATGATGTTCAGTCTGGAGGAGATGGGTTTTTTGATTACGTTCCTGGAATTACCATAGACCCACAGACGGGAAGCATTATTTTCACCAAGGTAGAGCCGTTTGGAGAGTTTTTATTCAACCTACTAGGTGGCGGTACCTATGATGTACAAGATGATCAGGGGTACAATGCCAATCAAAAGAAATATGTATTTAGAAATATGTATGCCTTGCCTACCGCAGCGGCCCAACAAGATGCCGATAAAAATAAATTCATCCTAAAAGGGAGGTACAAATCCCAGGGTATCAATGGCATCCCCATAGGAGCTTTCAATGTGCCGCGTGGATCTGTCAGGGTAACTGCAGGCGGGCGTCAACTACAGGAGGGGATAGACTATACTGTGAACTATCAAGCAGGGACGGTGCAGATTTTAGATCCCAGTCTGGAAGCTTCCAATACCCCCATTAATATTTCAGTGGAAAACAATGCCGTTTTCGGACAACAGACTAGACGTTTTGCCGGGGTTAATGTAGAACATCAGTTCAGTAAAAATTTTATTTTGGGCGGTACTATGTTAAACCTTAACGAAAGACCGTTGACACAGAAATCCAACTACGGCGTAGAACCAGTGAATAATACGATCTTTGGTTTAAATGGAAACTTCTCCACAGAAGTTCCATTTCTAACACGCTTGGTGAATAAATTGCCCAATATTGATACGGATGTTGCTTCCAATTTATCGCTTCGTGGCGATGTGGCGTTTTTAAAACCTAATTCTCCTAAAAATGCCGATTTTCAGGGCGAAACCACAACTTATTTGGACGACTTTGAAGGGGCGCAGTCACTTATTGATATCCGCTCCTTCCTAGGTTGGTCGCTTGCCAGTCCGCCAATGGAATATTTGGCAGCAAATAACAGCTTAGAATCGGGATTTGGGAGGGCAAAATTAGCCTGGTATACCATTGATCCAATTTTCTATTCCAATCAAAGACCTTCCGCCATTAGGGACGATGATATTTCTACCAACGAGACTAGACGTATCTACATTCAGGATGTATTTAATCAAGATGTAGCCCAAGGGCAGACCTTGGCCCAGAACACCTTAGATTTAGCTTACTATCCACAATTAAAAGGACCCTATAACGCAAATACCAGTTTTCAAACGGAACAACCTCAAGACAAATGGGCGGGAATAATGCGCTCCCTAAGCAGTACCGATTTTGAGCAGTCTAATGTGGAGTACGTACAATTTTGGGTGTTGGATCCTTATGTTGACGGTGTCTCAACCAGTGCTGGGGACCTTGTGATTAATCTTGGGAATATCTCCGAGGATATCTTACCAGATGGGAGAAAACAATATGAAAATGGATTGCCGATAAATCCCGAATCCAATGACCTTACCTATAAAACAGCATGGGGAAAAGTTCCTGCAACACAATCTTTGATATATGCCTTTGATGCGGACGAAAACAATCGGAAGAACCAGGATGTAGGTTTTGATGGATTAAATGATGAAGAGGAAGCTACCTATGTTTTTGAGGGCGGCCTCTCCTATAATGGTCCCCCAGAAGATCCGGCTTTGGACAATTATGAATATTTTCTGAACAGGGAAGGGAGTATCCTAGAGCGCTATCTAAATTTTAATAACCCAGAGGGGAACTCTCCCGTGCAATTGAGCAATCAGAATAGGGGGTCTACTACCTTGCCCGATGTAGAGGATATTAACAGAGATGGTACCATGAATACGGTAAATAGCTATTTCGAATATCGTATCAATATGAAGCCGGGAACCACCATCAACGATAAATATGTCACAGATATTAAAGAAGGAGTCACCCGGTCTTTGCCCAATGGCAATACTCTGAACGAACGTTGGATACAATATAAAATTCCATTGAGCGATTTTACTGATGCTAAGGGAGGGATAAGCGACTTTAGGTCCATTAGTTTTATGCGGATGTACCTTACCGGTTTCTCTAGTGATGTGCTTTTGCGTTTTGCGACCTTGGATTTGGTGCGTGGCGACTGGCGAACCTATACCAGATCCTTACAGCCCGATGTAGATTCCGATCCATCGGACGATGGAACTTTGGTAGATGTTAATGCCGTTAATATTGAGGAAAATGCAAATAGGTCACCCATTCCCTATGTGTTGCCTCCAGGGGTAGAGCGGGAGCGCTTAAACAATAATAATTCCATCATCAGGCAAAATGAGCAGTCCCTCTCCTTTGTGGTAGATAATTTGGAGTCCAAGGACTCTAGGGGTGTTTTTAAAAATGTAAATATTGATATAAGACAGTATACTCGATTAAAAATGTTTATGCATGCAGAGGAGAAAGTGGAATCTGATTATGCCGATGACGAACATCCCTTGGTTGGATTTTTAAGGATTGGATCCGATTTTTCCCAAAACTTTTATCAAATAGAGCTACCGTTAAAATTCACGTCTTTTGGAGCTAATTCTACGGACGAAATATGGCCCGATGTAAACCAACTGGACCTATCCTTGGACGATCTTTCAAAAGTAAAATCCGCAGGCATCACCTCCCAAAGTCTCAATACCGTAAATTATTACGAAATACAGGATGGGGTAGCGGTACAGGTAAATGAATTTGATCCAAGAACATTAGGAAAAATACGGATCGGGATTAAAGGAAACCCTTCATTGGGAAGTATCCGTAGTATGATGGTCGGGATTAAGAATGATGATGATCTTCCGGCAAGAGGTGAAGTATGGTTTAACGAGCTTCGTTTAGCAGGGTTGGATAACAATGGAGGATGGGCGGCCATTGCTGCAGTGGACATGAATCTGGCAGATTTCGCCAGTTTATCCGCTTCCGGCAGTAAAAGCACCTCCGGATTTGGGGCCCTAGACCAAATGCCCAATGAACGTGCCAGAGAAGATGCTATTTCCTACGACATGGTCACTAATATAAATTTCGGCCAATTGTTCCCAAAACCATGGGGAATTCAATTGCCCTTTAATTATGGCATATCAGAACAGGTGATTACGCCCGAGTTTGATCCGGTCTACGATGATCTTCAATTGAGTGATCGTATTTCAGTAGCAGAAACTGTAGAGGATGCCGAAGCTATTAGACAGCAAGGGGAAGATTATACTAAAAGGACCAGTATTAATTTTATTGGTGTTAGAAAGGATAGGTCGGCGGAGGCTGAGGCTAATTTCTATGATGTGGAGAATTTCACCTTTAATTATTCCTATAACGAAGTTAGCCATCGGGATTTTGAGATTGCTGAACTGCAAGACCAGAACGTGGTGACAGGTTTTGTGTACAACCATAATTTTAAACCGTTTTCAGTAGAACCTTTTGCTAAAAAGGACTCCCTTTTTACGGCCAAGTATTGGAAATGGCTAAAAGATTTAAATATCAATGTCCTGCCGGCAAGTGTATCCCTTCAATCAAACTTTAACAGGGCTTTTAATCAGCAGAAATTTAGGGATGTTTTTGAGCCTGGGGTAGAAAAGCTCGAATTGCCATTTCTGCAACAAAGAAACTACTTGTTTAACTGGCAGTATGCCATTAATTACAGTCTTACGAAATCACTGCGATTAAACCTTACCGCATCCAACAACAATATTGTAAGAAATTATTTTGCGCAGGATGGTAATTCAGATTCCGGTATTGATCCGGTATTGGGGCTTTGGGATGGGTTTTTTGATCTTGGTGAGCCCAACAGACATTCCCAGGAAATGCAATTGAACTATGAACTTCCATTGAGTAAAATACCTGCTCTCGATTTTATAAGTGCCCAATACAGTTATACTAGTAACTTTGATTGGCAACGTGGGGGCGATGCCGTACGTGAGGTGGCTGGAGAGGATATTAATACCGTCCAAAATGCGAATACCCATAATTTGACCACCTCCCTGTCCATGCAGAAATTCTATGATTTCCTTGGATTGGGAAGAAAAAACACCAGAGTTCCCGCTAAAAGACCAATGCGTTTGGATAAGGCTGGTAATGCACCAAATCAAGGAAAAGAAGATACTAAGAAATCTAGCGGAGCCGGTTATAACGCTTTTGTAGATGTGCTTACCATGGTGAAGCGTGTCAATATTACTTATAGTGAAAATAATGGAAAAGTCTTACCGGGATATACTAAATCGGTCGGATTTATAGGGACGGCTAAACCTACTATAGGCTTTGTATTTGGAAGTCAGGCAGACGTGCGTTATGAGGCCGCCAGAAATGGATGGCTGACCACCTTTCCGGAGTTTAGCCAACAATATATTGAGAATACTAATAAGCAATTGAATATAACGGCAACGGCTCAGCCTATGCGAGACCTTACTATAGATTTGGTGGCCGACAGGCAGTATTCCGATAGTTATAAAGAAAGTTTTAATGTTGCTGATCTTGGGAATGACGCCTTCGAGTATATAAATTTATTAGGGAACAATTTTGGAAATTACAGTATTTCTACCATGATGATTGGTACTGTATTCAATACAAGTGACCAGTTTGGTTCCGCTAATTTTGATTCTTTTAAGGAAAACCGACTTGCCGTAGCCAATAGGATTGTGGCCGAACGAAATCAGGATACTGGTGTGGTGGATAGCGATGGATTTCCAGAGCGATATGGAAAAACAAGTCAAGATGTACTGCTCCCGGCATTTTTCGCAGCCTATACGGGTCAAGATGCCGGTAAGGTGAGCCTAAGTGCCTTTAGGAATATTCCGATCCCAAATTGGAATATTAAGTATACGGGACTGATGCGCAATTCTTGGTTTAAGGAAAAGTTTAAGCGATTCTCCTTGGGCCATGGGTACCGATCTGCCTATAGTATCAATTCTTTTCAGACCAATCTGGAGCGTACCCAAATGGTAAATGACGGTCTGGAACCTATAAATTCTGAAAATCAAGATTTCTTACCACAGTCCATTATGAGCAATGTGGTGCTGACGGATCAATTTAATCCGTTGGTGAAAGTCGATTTTGAAATGCGGAATTCCATGAGTGTTCTTGCTGAAATCAGAACCGATAGGGCGTTGGCCCTAAGTTTTGACAACAATCTAATGACGGAGATTAATGGTAAGGAATATACGGTTGGTTTAGGGTATAGGTTTAAGGATGTGCAATTTGTCACTAATATCGGTGGGGATCAACAACGTTTAAAGGGCGACCTAAATCTAAAGGCAGATGTGACGCTAAGGGACGATGTTACCATTATCAGAAATTTAGAGATCGATAACAACCAGATTACATCGGGTAAAAATATTATGTCTTTTAAATTTAGGGCAGATTATGCCTTGAGTAAAAGTTTAAATGCGCTTTTCTTTTACGATCATTCCTTTTCTAAGTTTGCCGTTTCTACCGCTTTTCCCCAAACCTCCATTAATACCGGGTTTACCTTGGTGTATAATTTCGGGAATTAG
- the ruvA gene encoding Holliday junction branch migration protein RuvA, which produces MITHLRGKLVEKNPTHLVIECAGVGYFVNISLHTFSKIAETENVQVYTHLQVKEDSHSLFGFSEKSEREIFRLLLSVSGIGASTARTMLSSLTPSQIRDAIATGDALTIQGIKGIGTKTAQRVILDLKDKILKIYDIDELSVPSSNTDKDEALSALEVLGFVRKQAEKVVDKVVGQDPGLSVEDIIKLALKNL; this is translated from the coding sequence ATGATTACCCACTTACGAGGAAAACTAGTAGAAAAAAATCCGACCCATCTGGTCATAGAATGTGCAGGGGTAGGGTATTTTGTTAATATTTCACTACATACCTTTTCCAAAATTGCGGAGACGGAGAATGTACAGGTCTATACCCATTTACAAGTGAAGGAGGATTCCCATAGTTTGTTCGGTTTTTCGGAAAAATCGGAGCGGGAGATTTTCAGATTATTGTTGTCCGTTTCGGGGATCGGGGCCAGTACCGCAAGGACCATGTTATCCTCTTTAACACCCTCACAGATTAGGGATGCCATTGCTACGGGCGATGCCCTAACCATACAGGGGATTAAAGGGATTGGTACCAAGACTGCGCAGCGGGTGATTTTGGACCTAAAGGATAAGATTCTGAAAATTTATGATATTGATGAACTTTCAGTTCCTTCAAGCAATACAGATAAAGATGAAGCGTTATCTGCATTAGAGGTTCTTGGTTTTGTTCGAAAGCAAGCTGAAAAAGTGGTGGACAAAGTTGTAGGTCAAGATCCCGGACTAAGCGTGGAGGATATTATAAAATTGGCGCTTAAAAATTTATAG
- a CDS encoding NADP-dependent malic enzyme has protein sequence MSKQSTRREALVYHAKPQPGKIKIVPTKPYSTQRDLGLAYSPGVAEPCLEIAKNKDNVYKYTAKGNLVAVISNGTAVLGLGNIGPEASKPVMEGKCLLFKIFADIDSIDIELDTTDVEKFIETVKIISPTFGGINLEDIKAPEAFEIERRLKEELDIPVMHDDQHGTAIISAAALLNALKLTGKKMEEVRIVVSGAGAAAVSCTRLYKAFGARDKNIVMLDSKGVIRKDRPNLTGEKLEFATDRPIETLEEAMVDAEVFIGLSKADVLSAEMLLTMAKDPIVFAMSNPNPEIDYDLAIKTRKDIIMATGRSDHPNQVNNVLGFPFIFRGALDVRATKINEAMKMAAVKALAELTEESVPEQVNIAYGLTRLTFGREYIIPKPFDPRLILEIPPAVAKAAMDSGVAKVPILDWDKYKEELWQRSGNDNKVVRLLHDRARMDPKKIVYAEADHLDVLKAAQIAYEEGIAIPILLGNKAVINELKKELEFDADIEIIDSHAEETVEKRNSYAEKFFENRQRSGVSLYGAKLKMRERNYFGSMMVLKGDADGMISGYSRAYPTVVKPVFEVIGRAANVKKVSTVNIMITERGPMFLADTSINIDPNAEEIAEIARMTANVATTFGFTPVMALLSYANFGSSTHPHAVKVREAARILHANYPELQVDGEIQTDFALNKELHQGKFPFSKIAGKKVNTLIFPNLESANITYKLLKELNQSDSIGPIMVGLRRSVHILQLGASVDEMVNMTAVAVIDAQEREKRKKAKIAKM, from the coding sequence ATGAGCAAGCAAAGTACTAGACGTGAAGCATTGGTATATCATGCGAAACCCCAACCAGGTAAAATAAAAATTGTCCCAACAAAACCCTATTCTACCCAGCGCGATCTTGGGCTTGCCTATTCTCCTGGGGTTGCGGAACCCTGTTTGGAAATTGCTAAAAATAAGGATAACGTTTACAAATATACTGCCAAGGGAAATCTTGTGGCTGTAATTTCTAACGGTACTGCTGTATTAGGGCTCGGGAATATTGGTCCTGAGGCTTCCAAACCTGTAATGGAAGGGAAATGTCTACTGTTTAAGATTTTTGCAGATATAGACAGTATCGATATAGAATTGGATACAACAGACGTAGAAAAATTCATAGAGACCGTAAAAATTATTTCACCAACTTTTGGTGGGATCAACCTAGAGGATATTAAAGCTCCCGAAGCTTTTGAAATAGAACGAAGATTAAAGGAGGAGCTCGATATTCCGGTTATGCACGATGATCAGCATGGGACGGCAATAATTTCTGCGGCAGCCTTATTGAATGCGCTAAAACTTACCGGGAAAAAAATGGAAGAGGTGCGTATTGTAGTCAGTGGAGCAGGTGCTGCGGCAGTGTCCTGTACCCGTCTGTACAAAGCTTTTGGTGCGAGGGACAAAAATATAGTGATGTTGGATAGCAAAGGGGTAATCAGAAAGGATCGTCCAAACCTGACTGGTGAAAAGTTGGAATTTGCAACAGACCGACCAATTGAAACCCTGGAAGAAGCAATGGTAGATGCCGAGGTGTTTATAGGGCTATCCAAGGCAGATGTCCTGAGCGCGGAAATGCTATTGACCATGGCCAAAGATCCTATTGTATTCGCCATGTCCAACCCTAATCCGGAGATAGATTACGATTTAGCCATAAAAACAAGGAAAGATATTATCATGGCTACAGGAAGGTCTGATCATCCTAATCAAGTGAATAATGTACTTGGATTCCCGTTTATTTTTAGGGGAGCATTAGATGTTAGAGCAACGAAGATAAATGAAGCTATGAAAATGGCTGCGGTAAAGGCTTTGGCCGAACTCACTGAGGAATCGGTGCCCGAACAAGTGAACATTGCATACGGACTAACCAGACTTACCTTTGGAAGGGAGTATATAATTCCTAAACCTTTTGATCCCAGACTGATCTTGGAAATTCCACCAGCTGTGGCAAAGGCCGCCATGGATAGTGGGGTGGCAAAGGTGCCAATCCTGGATTGGGACAAATACAAAGAAGAGTTGTGGCAACGTTCTGGTAACGACAATAAAGTAGTTCGCTTATTGCACGACCGAGCCAGAATGGATCCCAAGAAAATTGTCTATGCGGAAGCTGATCATTTGGATGTTCTAAAAGCGGCGCAGATTGCCTATGAAGAGGGTATTGCGATCCCTATATTGTTGGGGAATAAAGCAGTAATCAACGAATTGAAAAAAGAGCTAGAATTTGATGCCGATATAGAGATAATAGACTCACACGCAGAAGAGACCGTTGAAAAGAGAAATAGCTATGCTGAAAAGTTTTTTGAAAACCGTCAGCGTAGTGGGGTAAGCCTTTATGGGGCAAAATTAAAAATGAGAGAGCGGAATTACTTTGGATCCATGATGGTTTTGAAAGGCGATGCAGACGGAATGATCTCTGGATATTCCCGAGCCTATCCCACAGTAGTAAAACCCGTTTTTGAAGTAATTGGAAGGGCTGCCAATGTAAAAAAAGTGTCCACTGTTAATATTATGATTACTGAAAGGGGCCCCATGTTCTTGGCGGATACCTCCATTAATATAGATCCTAATGCGGAAGAAATTGCGGAAATTGCCAGAATGACCGCCAATGTGGCCACCACCTTCGGATTTACCCCCGTTATGGCTTTGTTGTCCTATGCAAATTTTGGTTCTTCTACCCATCCTCATGCCGTCAAGGTGAGAGAAGCAGCACGGATATTACATGCCAACTATCCAGAATTGCAGGTAGATGGTGAGATTCAGACAGATTTCGCCCTTAATAAAGAATTGCACCAAGGGAAATTTCCATTTTCAAAAATAGCCGGGAAAAAAGTAAATACTTTGATCTTCCCGAACTTGGAATCGGCAAATATCACCTATAAACTCCTAAAAGAATTAAATCAATCCGATTCCATTGGCCCCATTATGGTGGGACTAAGGAGATCGGTACATATCCTTCAATTGGGGGCCAGTGTAGATGAGATGGTGAATATGACGGCAGTTGCGGTAATAGATGCCCAAGAAAGGGAAAAGAGGAAAAAGGCCAAAATAGCAAAAATGTAA
- the queG gene encoding tRNA epoxyqueuosine(34) reductase QueG, whose product MKNRDQNTKLIKEEAKRLGFLSCGISKAEFLEEEAPRLEKWLHNNMNGEMQYMENHFDKRLDPTKLVEGSKSVISLLLNYYPEEKQVKDSYKISKYAYGQDYHHIIKSKLRELQEFISVEIGEVHGRAFVDSAPVLDKAWAAKSGLGWIGKHSNLLTQQVGSFYFIAELIVDLDLEYDARVTDHCGTCTACLDACPTEAIVAPYVVDGSKCISYFTIELKNELPTEFEGKFDDWMFGCDVCQDVCPWNRFSKPHREPLFNPKPEMLSMTKKDWEEITEDVFKKVFQKSAVKRTKFSGLTRNIDFLK is encoded by the coding sequence TTGAAAAACAGGGATCAGAATACCAAACTTATAAAAGAAGAAGCTAAACGCCTTGGTTTTTTGTCCTGCGGTATTTCAAAAGCTGAATTTTTGGAGGAAGAAGCGCCGAGATTAGAGAAATGGCTTCACAATAACATGAACGGCGAAATGCAGTACATGGAAAATCATTTTGACAAGCGTTTGGATCCGACCAAACTGGTAGAGGGGTCAAAATCGGTTATTTCCCTTTTGCTAAATTATTATCCGGAGGAGAAACAGGTTAAAGACAGTTATAAAATATCCAAATACGCGTACGGGCAGGATTACCACCACATTATAAAATCCAAGTTGCGAGAATTACAGGAATTTATTTCCGTGGAAATAGGAGAGGTCCACGGTAGGGCTTTTGTAGATTCGGCACCCGTATTGGATAAGGCCTGGGCTGCTAAAAGCGGATTGGGATGGATCGGCAAACACAGTAATCTGCTGACCCAACAAGTAGGTTCTTTTTATTTTATTGCGGAATTGATCGTAGATCTTGACTTGGAGTACGATGCTCGGGTAACCGATCATTGCGGAACCTGTACCGCTTGTTTGGATGCATGTCCTACAGAGGCCATTGTTGCCCCTTATGTGGTTGATGGTAGTAAATGTATCTCCTATTTTACCATCGAACTAAAAAATGAGCTTCCTACGGAATTCGAAGGAAAATTTGATGATTGGATGTTTGGTTGTGACGTTTGTCAGGATGTATGTCCATGGAACCGTTTTTCTAAACCCCATAGGGAACCTTTATTTAATCCTAAACCGGAAATGCTCTCCATGACCAAAAAGGATTGGGAAGAAATCACCGAGGATGTATTTAAAAAGGTGTTTCAAAAATCTGCTGTAAAACGCACCAAATTTTCTGGTCTAACAAGGAATATTGATTTTTTAAAGTAG